The Microbacter sp. GSS18 genome has a segment encoding these proteins:
- the rpsT gene encoding 30S ribosomal protein S20, whose amino-acid sequence MANIKSQIKRNKTNEKAHERNKAVKSELKTAVRRTRAAVAAGDKAAAEKALTSAAKKLDKAVSKGVIHKNQAANRKSAIAKQVSGL is encoded by the coding sequence GTGGCGAACATCAAGTCGCAGATCAAGCGCAACAAGACCAACGAGAAGGCCCACGAGCGCAACAAGGCCGTCAAGAGCGAGCTGAAGACCGCGGTGCGTCGCACCCGCGCGGCCGTGGCAGCCGGCGACAAGGCCGCCGCCGAGAAGGCCCTCACCTCGGCCGCCAAGAAGCTCGACAAGGCCGTGAGCAAGGGCGTCATCCACAAGAACCAGGCCGCGAACCGCAAGTCGGCGATCGCGAAGCAGGTCTCGGGCCTCTGA